The Streptomyces camelliae genome window below encodes:
- a CDS encoding sensor histidine kinase, translating to MVSVQKPPGRRERPYARVLLPPAILMAAATGGAIALAPASARIVVGAVGALALLLVLAMGGEAARRGRRLREEQTEHARHAAYLEHRIAAQDELIHKFATDIIPTGLLRLRAGQYIRDVLIDVYDADPELRALPDIYRELFHVALRGADREISMRDATERSFVTIARRVQAIVHQQAKELREMEEDHGRSPEVFDDLLRIDHGTSLIGRLADTISVLGGGRPGRQWPLPVSLYSTLRGAMSRILEYRRIQLNSIVNINIKGTAVEPVIHAAAELLDNATRYSPPTTKVHVTATEVQTGIVIEIEDAGVSLNEESRARVERMIEDAKNGDDAHNLGENPRLGLAVVGRLCKMFDMEVSLRASAYGGVRAILVVPRVMTTTEPGVGAAHGIGATGIPMKELGAVEGPKRRPKRRRPTSPKIPAGISMEDDVPIVTEWTAGGLPQRRSKVKTPLSQRYAEQAEIERAEREGRPTIWSQHKPEPEPELDPEIKKLRERPIGQGIEDFWNGLREGMPEGATGPELTDFTRHPEKYVHLLKDYPDEPVEGATEADDEGDLK from the coding sequence CCGGCGGGGCCATCGCCCTGGCGCCGGCCTCCGCCCGGATCGTCGTCGGCGCGGTCGGGGCCCTGGCCCTGCTCCTGGTCCTCGCCATGGGCGGAGAGGCCGCCCGCCGCGGCCGCAGGCTGCGCGAGGAACAGACCGAGCACGCCCGTCACGCCGCGTATCTGGAACACCGGATCGCCGCCCAGGACGAGCTGATCCACAAGTTCGCCACGGACATCATCCCCACAGGTCTGCTGCGACTGCGCGCCGGCCAGTACATCAGGGACGTACTGATCGACGTCTACGACGCCGATCCCGAACTGCGGGCCCTGCCCGACATCTACCGCGAGCTGTTCCATGTCGCGCTGCGCGGCGCCGACCGTGAGATCTCGATGCGTGACGCCACCGAGCGCTCCTTCGTGACCATCGCCCGCCGCGTCCAGGCCATCGTCCACCAGCAGGCCAAGGAACTCCGGGAGATGGAGGAGGACCACGGCCGCAGCCCCGAGGTCTTCGACGACCTGCTGCGCATCGACCACGGCACCTCGCTGATCGGCCGCCTCGCCGACACCATCTCCGTCCTCGGCGGCGGCCGGCCGGGCCGCCAGTGGCCCCTGCCGGTCTCCCTCTACAGCACGCTGCGCGGCGCCATGTCGCGCATCCTGGAGTACCGCCGCATCCAGCTGAACTCCATCGTCAACATCAACATCAAGGGCACGGCGGTCGAGCCGGTCATCCACGCCGCCGCCGAACTCCTCGACAACGCCACCCGCTACTCGCCGCCCACCACCAAGGTGCACGTCACCGCCACCGAGGTGCAGACCGGCATCGTCATCGAGATCGAGGACGCCGGCGTCAGCCTCAACGAGGAGTCCCGCGCCCGCGTCGAGCGGATGATCGAGGACGCCAAGAACGGCGACGACGCCCACAACCTGGGCGAGAACCCGCGCCTCGGCCTCGCCGTGGTGGGCCGCCTGTGCAAGATGTTCGACATGGAGGTCTCGCTGCGGGCCTCCGCGTACGGCGGTGTCCGCGCGATCCTCGTCGTGCCGCGCGTCATGACGACCACCGAGCCCGGCGTGGGCGCCGCCCACGGCATCGGTGCCACCGGCATCCCCATGAAGGAACTCGGCGCCGTGGAGGGCCCGAAGCGCCGCCCCAAGAGGCGCCGCCCCACCAGCCCCAAGATCCCTGCCGGCATCTCCATGGAGGACGACGTCCCCATCGTCACCGAGTGGACGGCAGGCGGTCTGCCGCAGCGCCGCAGCAAGGTGAAGACCCCGCTCAGCCAGCGCTACGCGGAGCAGGCCGAGATCGAGCGCGCCGAGCGCGAGGGCAGGCCGACCATCTGGTCGCAGCACAAGCCCGAACCGGAGCCCGAGCTGGACCCCGAGATCAAGAAGCTCCGGGAACGGCCGATCGGTCAGGGCATCGAGGACTTCTGGAACGGCCTGCGCGAGGGCATGCCCGAGGGCGCCACCGGGCCCGAACTGACCGACTTCACAAGGCACCCGGAAAAGTACGTGCACCTGCTCAAAGACTACCCGGACGAGCCCGTCGAGGGCGCCACCGAGGCCGACGACGAGGGGGACCTCAAGTGA
- a CDS encoding roadblock/LC7 domain-containing protein produces the protein MIQQRGNIDWMLKQLNDGVPGIEMIVVLSADGLRIARYGGDPDAADRVAAACAGVQSLAGAIIQELPGAGDMQVVVFEIDGGYFYLMNAGDNAFLAVLADVTCEPGRMSGMMRDLVVRIGAHLTSPPRRNGQTV, from the coding sequence GTGATCCAGCAGCGCGGCAACATCGACTGGATGCTCAAGCAACTCAACGACGGCGTGCCGGGCATCGAGATGATCGTGGTCCTCTCCGCCGACGGACTGCGCATCGCCCGCTACGGCGGCGACCCCGACGCCGCCGACCGGGTGGCCGCCGCCTGCGCGGGCGTGCAGAGCCTGGCCGGCGCCATCATCCAGGAGCTCCCGGGCGCCGGTGACATGCAGGTCGTCGTCTTCGAGATCGACGGCGGCTACTTCTACCTGATGAACGCCGGTGACAACGCCTTCCTCGCCGTACTCGCCGACGTGACCTGCGAGCCCGGCCGGATGAGCGGCATGATGCGCGACCTCGTCGTGCGGATCGGTGCCCACCTCACCAGTCCGCCCCGGCGGAACGGGCAGACCGTATGA
- a CDS encoding DUF742 domain-containing protein, protein MTPPRRKRRQPLPPPPSLPKPSAPKTADGQAEPKNPERLYAFAESEDGARAELDLVTLIVARSAPQPDASPEHSAVLRLCAAPLSVAELSAYLSLPFSAMTVLITDMITTGLVQARAPIVRQALPDRSLLEAVMHGLQRL, encoded by the coding sequence ATGACTCCTCCACGACGCAAACGGCGCCAGCCGCTCCCGCCGCCCCCTTCGCTGCCGAAGCCGTCCGCGCCCAAGACGGCGGACGGCCAGGCCGAGCCCAAGAACCCCGAACGGCTCTACGCCTTCGCCGAATCCGAGGACGGCGCACGCGCCGAACTCGACCTCGTGACGTTAATCGTGGCGCGCTCCGCACCCCAGCCGGACGCCTCGCCGGAGCACTCGGCGGTGCTGCGGCTGTGTGCCGCCCCCCTGTCCGTCGCCGAGCTGTCGGCCTATCTGAGCCTGCCGTTCAGCGCGATGACCGTACTGATCACCGACATGATCACGACGGGACTGGTGCAGGCGCGCGCCCCGATCGTCCGCCAGGCGCTCCCCGACCGTTCACTCCTCGAAGCGGTGATGCATGGACTTCAACGGCTCTGA
- a CDS encoding GTP-binding protein encodes MDFNGSDTIPGPRTEDHLPHTAQSAVKIVIVGGFGVGKTTMVGSVSDIRPLTTEETMTQAGIGVDDNYGSESKTATTVAMDFGRISITDKLVLYLFGTPGQERFWFLWNGLFEGALGAVVLVDTRRLEVSFDVMGRLEERGVPFVVAVNTFPDAPRYPVEELRTALDLTPEIPIVECDVRRRASSKDVLLTLMRFLHSIALSGALT; translated from the coding sequence ATGGACTTCAACGGCTCTGACACGATCCCCGGACCGCGCACGGAGGATCATCTGCCGCACACGGCGCAGTCCGCGGTCAAGATCGTGATCGTGGGCGGCTTCGGTGTCGGCAAGACCACCATGGTCGGCTCGGTCAGCGACATCAGGCCGCTGACCACCGAGGAGACCATGACCCAGGCCGGTATCGGCGTGGACGACAACTACGGCTCCGAATCGAAGACGGCCACCACCGTGGCCATGGACTTCGGCCGCATCAGCATCACCGACAAGCTGGTGCTCTATCTGTTCGGCACCCCCGGCCAGGAACGCTTCTGGTTCCTGTGGAACGGCCTGTTCGAAGGCGCGCTCGGCGCGGTCGTCCTCGTCGACACCCGGCGGCTGGAGGTCAGCTTCGACGTCATGGGCCGGCTGGAGGAGCGCGGTGTGCCCTTCGTCGTCGCCGTCAATACCTTCCCGGACGCGCCCCGTTACCCGGTCGAGGAACTGCGCACCGCGCTGGACCTGACCCCGGAGATCCCGATCGTCGAGTGCGACGTACGGCGCCGGGCGTCCAGCAAGGACGTGCTGCTGACCCTGATGCGCTTCCTGCATTCCATCGCCCTGTCCGGCGCCCTCACCTGA
- a CDS encoding cytochrome P450 translates to MTSEPRSLTDTDTDPVSGPPPGCPAHGLGPGGLRRLYGPDAEDLGVLYESLREEHGSVAPALLHDDVPMWVVLGHAENIHMVRSSSVYTRDSRIWTPLLDGTVKPDHPLMPHIAWQPICSHAEGDEHQRLRAAVTAAMDTIDHRSMRRHIGRYTQSLVNRFCERGRADLVSQFAEHLPMAVMCQILGMPEEYDDRMVQAARDALKGTETAIQSHTYVMEALSRLTTRRRALPDDDFTSHLVTHPAGLTDDEVREHLRLVLFAAYEATANLLANALRMVLTEPGFRAQLSGGQMTVPEAIEQSLWDEPPFSTVFGYYAKQDTELGGQRIRKGDGLLFAPAPGNLDPRIRPDLSASMQGNRSHLAFGGGPHECPGQDIGRAIADVGVDALLMRLPDVQLDCPEEDLRWRSSIASRHLVALPVRFEPKPQQDVDVAPRHGAPPVQQSGWPTGTRRSDPTPTAEPRPAVPPMPVPMPAAPEPVRGPGVWRRLMRWWRGE, encoded by the coding sequence GTGACGTCTGAACCCCGATCCCTGACCGACACCGACACCGACCCTGTCTCCGGCCCGCCGCCGGGCTGCCCCGCGCACGGCCTCGGCCCCGGCGGACTGCGCCGGCTCTACGGCCCCGACGCCGAGGACCTGGGCGTCCTCTACGAGAGCCTGCGGGAGGAACACGGCTCCGTGGCCCCCGCGCTGCTCCACGACGACGTGCCGATGTGGGTGGTCCTCGGGCACGCCGAGAACATCCACATGGTCCGCAGCTCCTCCGTGTACACCCGCGACAGCCGGATCTGGACCCCGCTGCTGGACGGCACCGTCAAGCCCGACCACCCGCTCATGCCGCACATCGCCTGGCAGCCGATCTGCTCGCACGCCGAGGGCGACGAGCACCAGCGGCTGCGCGCGGCGGTCACCGCGGCCATGGACACCATCGACCACCGCAGCATGCGCCGGCACATCGGCCGCTACACCCAGAGCCTGGTCAACCGGTTCTGCGAACGGGGCCGGGCCGATCTGGTCTCCCAGTTCGCCGAGCATCTGCCGATGGCCGTCATGTGCCAGATCCTCGGCATGCCCGAGGAGTACGACGACCGGATGGTCCAGGCCGCCCGGGACGCCCTCAAGGGCACCGAGACCGCCATCCAGAGCCACACCTATGTGATGGAGGCGCTGAGCCGGCTCACCACCCGGCGCCGTGCCCTGCCCGACGACGACTTCACCAGTCACCTCGTCACCCACCCGGCCGGGCTCACCGACGACGAGGTCCGCGAGCACCTGCGGCTCGTCCTCTTCGCGGCCTACGAGGCCACCGCGAACCTGCTTGCCAACGCGCTGCGCATGGTCCTCACCGAGCCGGGCTTCCGCGCCCAGCTCAGCGGCGGCCAGATGACGGTGCCGGAGGCGATCGAGCAGTCCCTGTGGGACGAGCCGCCGTTCAGCACCGTCTTCGGCTACTACGCCAAGCAGGACACCGAGCTGGGCGGGCAGCGCATCCGCAAGGGCGACGGCCTGCTCTTCGCGCCTGCGCCGGGCAACCTCGACCCGCGGATCCGCCCGGACCTGTCCGCGAGCATGCAGGGCAACCGCTCGCATCTCGCCTTCGGCGGCGGCCCGCACGAGTGCCCCGGCCAGGACATCGGCCGTGCCATCGCCGACGTCGGTGTCGACGCGCTGCTGATGCGACTGCCCGACGTCCAGCTCGACTGCCCGGAGGAGGACCTGCGCTGGCGCTCGTCCATCGCCTCCCGGCATCTGGTGGCGCTGCCGGTGCGCTTCGAGCCGAAGCCGCAGCAGGACGTCGACGTCGCGCCGCGCCATGGGGCCCCGCCGGTTCAGCAGTCCGGTTGGCCGACTGGTACTCGGCGTTCGGACCCGACTCCGACGGCCGAACCCCGGCCCGCAGTGCCGCCCATGCCGGTGCCGATGCCTGCGGCGCCTGAGCCGGTTCGGGGGCCGGGGGTTTGGCGGCGGTTGATGCGGTGGTGGCGGGGGGAGTAG
- a CDS encoding pseudouridine synthase: MRRRTPPPPAPLPQRDGVDPVRVRLPHDGAWATVREHLVERLTGAGPGTVEGMFAAGLIVGADGRAVAPDAPYEPGMYVWFHRELPAEVPVPFPVEVVYRDAHIVVADKPHFLATTPRGGHVTETALARLRRELDLPALSAAHRLDRLTAGLVLFTVRPEERGAYQNLFRDRRVRKEYEAVAPYDPALTLPRTVRSRIVKERGVLAAREVEGEPNAETYVELAGHQGGLARYRLVPATGQTHQLRVHLNALGVPILGDPLYPVVTAPVPADDFRQPLQLLARRLEFTDPVTGVEHRLVSERVLHTWASQRG, translated from the coding sequence ATGAGACGCCGTACCCCGCCCCCGCCCGCCCCGCTCCCCCAGCGCGACGGGGTGGATCCCGTACGGGTCCGGCTGCCCCACGACGGGGCGTGGGCCACCGTCCGGGAGCATCTGGTGGAGCGGCTCACGGGGGCCGGGCCCGGGACGGTCGAGGGCATGTTCGCCGCCGGGCTGATCGTCGGCGCCGACGGGCGGGCGGTGGCGCCGGACGCGCCGTACGAGCCGGGCATGTACGTGTGGTTCCACCGCGAGCTGCCCGCCGAGGTGCCGGTGCCGTTCCCGGTGGAGGTGGTGTACCGGGACGCGCACATCGTCGTGGCCGACAAGCCGCACTTCCTCGCCACGACACCGCGCGGCGGGCATGTCACCGAGACCGCGCTGGCCCGGCTGCGCCGCGAGCTGGACCTTCCGGCCCTGAGCGCCGCGCATCGCCTGGACCGGCTGACGGCGGGGCTGGTGCTGTTCACCGTACGGCCCGAGGAGCGCGGCGCGTACCAGAACCTGTTCCGGGACCGGCGGGTACGCAAGGAGTACGAGGCCGTCGCGCCGTACGACCCCGCGCTGACCTTGCCCCGCACCGTGCGCAGCCGGATCGTGAAGGAGCGCGGGGTGCTGGCGGCCCGCGAGGTCGAGGGCGAGCCGAACGCCGAGACCTATGTGGAACTGGCCGGGCACCAGGGCGGGTTGGCCCGGTACCGGCTGGTACCGGCGACCGGGCAGACCCATCAGCTCCGGGTGCACCTGAACGCGCTCGGCGTACCCATCCTCGGCGATCCCCTGTACCCGGTGGTAACCGCCCCGGTACCGGCCGACGACTTCCGGCAACCGCTCCAACTGCTCGCCCGGCGGCTGGAGTTCACGGACCCGGTCACGGGGGTGGAGCACAGGTTGGTCAGTGAGCGAGTGCTCCACACCTGGGCTTCGCAGCGGGGCTAG
- a CDS encoding GNAT family N-acetyltransferase — translation MPSLTQPVVPAGTLARTPQPTLPTGDGLLLRPWQAQDAPAVHAAFQDPLMHQWHIRSCDSEEEAAGWIGQWQREWRGERQAQWAVVAADGDELLGRVALRDIVLGDGVAEVAYWTVARARGRGVAVRATTALSRWAFEEVGLHRLELSHATANQASCRVAVKAGFAPEGTKRSALLHPDGWHDVHLHARVRGD, via the coding sequence ATGCCCAGTCTCACGCAGCCGGTCGTGCCGGCCGGAACCCTCGCCCGCACCCCCCAGCCCACCCTTCCCACCGGTGACGGCCTTCTGCTGCGCCCCTGGCAGGCACAGGACGCGCCCGCCGTGCACGCGGCCTTCCAGGACCCGTTGATGCATCAGTGGCACATCAGGTCCTGCGACTCCGAGGAGGAGGCCGCCGGCTGGATCGGCCAGTGGCAGCGGGAATGGCGGGGCGAGCGGCAGGCCCAGTGGGCCGTCGTGGCCGCGGACGGCGATGAACTGCTGGGCCGGGTCGCGCTGCGCGACATCGTGCTCGGTGACGGTGTCGCCGAGGTCGCCTACTGGACGGTGGCACGGGCGCGCGGCCGGGGTGTCGCCGTACGGGCCACCACCGCCCTGTCCCGGTGGGCGTTCGAGGAAGTCGGCCTGCACCGCCTGGAACTCTCGCACGCCACCGCCAACCAGGCCTCCTGCCGGGTGGCCGTGAAGGCCGGCTTCGCCCCGGAGGGCACCAAGCGCAGTGCCCTGCTCCATCCCGACGGCTGGCACGACGTGCATCTGCACGCACGCGTGCGAGGCGACTGA
- a CDS encoding 5'-nucleotidase produces the protein MPPYDLAGRLVVGVASSALFDLRESDAVFREQGEEAYRAYQEAHLDDTLRPGVAFAFLRRLLSLNDLGEPGDPLVEVIILSRNDPDTGLRVMRSIQAHELPISRAVFMQGRAPYAFVTALNMSLFLSANGADVREAVAAGLPAGHVLGSAYADDPADPELRIAFDFDGVLAGDAAERVYQSGGLEEFRAHEARNAATPHDPGPLRDFLAGVNRIQRREAERREADPDYVVRVHVSIVTARNAPAHERAVNSLKQWGVRVNDAFFLGGIDKGAVMAVLRPHLFFDDQVTHLESTSRTTPSVHVPFGRINETAP, from the coding sequence ATGCCGCCCTACGACCTCGCGGGCCGACTCGTCGTCGGTGTCGCCTCCAGCGCCCTGTTCGATCTGCGGGAGTCGGACGCCGTCTTCCGCGAACAGGGCGAGGAGGCCTACCGGGCCTACCAGGAAGCACATCTGGACGACACACTGCGGCCCGGAGTGGCGTTCGCGTTCCTCCGCAGGCTGCTGTCGCTGAACGACCTCGGCGAGCCGGGCGATCCGCTCGTCGAGGTCATCATCCTCTCCCGCAACGACCCCGACACGGGCCTGAGGGTCATGCGGTCGATCCAGGCCCATGAACTGCCCATCAGCCGGGCCGTGTTCATGCAGGGCAGAGCGCCGTACGCGTTCGTCACGGCGCTGAACATGTCCCTGTTCCTGTCCGCGAACGGCGCCGACGTGCGCGAGGCGGTCGCCGCGGGCCTGCCGGCCGGGCATGTGCTCGGTTCGGCGTACGCCGACGACCCCGCCGATCCGGAGCTGCGGATCGCGTTCGACTTCGACGGGGTGCTCGCCGGTGACGCCGCCGAGCGGGTGTACCAGTCCGGCGGCCTGGAGGAGTTCCGCGCCCACGAGGCCCGTAACGCGGCGACCCCGCACGACCCCGGGCCGCTGCGCGACTTCCTCGCCGGGGTGAACCGGATCCAGCGCCGGGAGGCCGAACGGCGCGAGGCCGACCCGGACTACGTGGTCCGGGTGCACGTCTCCATCGTGACCGCGCGCAACGCCCCGGCCCACGAGCGGGCCGTGAACAGCCTCAAGCAGTGGGGTGTGCGGGTCAACGACGCCTTCTTCCTCGGCGGCATAGACAAGGGCGCGGTCATGGCGGTGCTCCGGCCGCACCTCTTCTTCGACGACCAGGTGACCCACCTGGAGAGCACGTCCCGGACCACGCCCAGCGTCCACGTCCCGTTCGGCAGGATCAACGAGACGGCACCCTGA
- a CDS encoding siderophore-interacting protein — protein MAERPGRKPRKTRTAQVVRTERLTPHMQRVVLGGEGLTDFAADTCTDHYVKLLFGPAGVTYPEPFDLERIREEFPREQWPVTRTYTVRAWDPEHLEMTLDFVVHGDEGLAGPWAARVRPGETVRFMGPGGAYAPDAEADWHLLAGDESALPAIARALETLPAGAVVHAFVEVSGPEEEQKIDSAAAVVWLHRGDRPVGEALLAAVRGLEFPEGRLHAFVHGEAGFVKELRRLLRVEKQIPREDLSISGYWRLGHNEDGWQASKREWNARIEAEQEDGAAAA, from the coding sequence ATGGCAGAGCGCCCGGGACGCAAGCCGCGCAAGACCCGTACCGCCCAGGTGGTGCGCACCGAGCGGCTGACCCCGCACATGCAGCGTGTGGTGCTCGGCGGCGAGGGCCTGACCGACTTCGCGGCGGACACCTGCACCGACCACTATGTGAAGCTGCTGTTCGGCCCGGCGGGCGTGACCTATCCGGAGCCCTTCGACCTGGAGCGGATCCGCGAGGAGTTCCCCCGGGAGCAGTGGCCGGTGACCCGGACGTACACCGTGCGCGCCTGGGACCCCGAGCATCTGGAGATGACGCTGGACTTCGTCGTCCACGGCGACGAGGGTCTGGCCGGCCCGTGGGCCGCCCGGGTGCGGCCCGGCGAGACCGTGCGCTTCATGGGCCCCGGCGGCGCCTACGCCCCCGACGCGGAGGCCGACTGGCATCTGCTCGCCGGTGACGAGAGCGCGCTGCCCGCCATCGCCCGTGCCCTGGAGACGCTGCCCGCGGGGGCCGTGGTGCACGCCTTCGTGGAGGTGTCCGGGCCAGAGGAGGAGCAGAAGATCGACTCCGCCGCGGCGGTCGTCTGGCTGCACCGCGGGGACCGGCCGGTCGGCGAGGCCCTGCTGGCGGCCGTGCGGGGGCTGGAGTTCCCCGAGGGCCGGCTGCACGCGTTCGTGCACGGCGAGGCGGGCTTCGTGAAGGAGCTGCGCCGGCTGCTGCGGGTCGAGAAGCAGATCCCGCGCGAGGACCTGTCGATCTCCGGGTACTGGCGCCTGGGCCACAACGAGGACGGCTGGCAGGCCTCCAAGCGCGAGTGGAACGCCCGTATCGAGGCCGAGCAGGAGGACGGCGCGGCGGCCGCCTGA
- a CDS encoding 5'-3' exonuclease has protein sequence MTGRLMLLDTASLYFRAYFGVPDSVKAPDGTPVNAVRGLLDFIDRLVKDHRPEQLVACMDADWRPQWRVDLIPTYKAHRVAEEHEVGPDEEEVPDTLAPQVPVIEEVLDAIGIARVGVAEYEADDVIGTFTARAQGPVDIVTGDRDLYQLVDDARGIRVLYPLKGVGTLQLTDEAVLREKYGVDGRGYADLALLRGDPSDGLPGVAGIGEKTAAKLLAEFGDLDGIMTALDDPRAKLTPSQRKRLDEARPYVAVAPKVVRVAADVPLPDVDTALPHAPRDPEALERLAGRWGLGGSLQRLLTTLAA, from the coding sequence GTGACCGGACGACTCATGCTGCTCGACACCGCATCGCTGTACTTCCGCGCCTACTTCGGCGTCCCGGACTCCGTGAAGGCTCCCGACGGCACGCCGGTGAACGCCGTGCGCGGGCTGCTGGACTTCATCGACCGGCTGGTCAAGGACCACCGGCCGGAGCAGTTGGTGGCCTGCATGGACGCCGACTGGCGCCCGCAGTGGCGGGTGGACCTCATCCCGACGTACAAGGCGCACCGGGTCGCCGAGGAGCACGAGGTGGGGCCGGACGAGGAGGAGGTGCCGGACACCCTGGCCCCGCAGGTGCCGGTCATCGAGGAGGTGCTGGACGCCATCGGGATCGCCCGGGTCGGGGTGGCGGAGTACGAGGCGGACGATGTGATCGGCACGTTCACCGCGCGGGCCCAGGGCCCGGTGGACATCGTCACCGGCGACCGCGATCTGTACCAGCTGGTGGACGACGCGCGCGGGATCCGGGTGCTGTACCCGCTGAAGGGCGTCGGCACGCTCCAGCTGACGGACGAGGCGGTGCTGCGCGAGAAGTACGGTGTCGACGGCCGGGGGTACGCGGATCTGGCACTGCTGCGCGGCGACCCGAGCGACGGCCTGCCGGGCGTGGCCGGGATCGGCGAGAAGACGGCCGCCAAGCTGCTCGCCGAGTTCGGTGATCTGGACGGGATCATGACGGCGCTGGACGACCCCCGGGCGAAGCTCACGCCGTCGCAGCGCAAGCGGCTGGACGAGGCCCGGCCGTATGTGGCGGTCGCGCCGAAGGTGGTGCGGGTGGCCGCGGACGTGCCGCTGCCGGACGTCGACACGGCGCTGCCGCACGCCCCGCGCGACCCGGAGGCGCTGGAGCGGCTGGCCGGGCGCTGGGGGCTCGGCGGCTCGCTGCAGCGGCTGCTGACCACGCTGGCCGCCTGA
- a CDS encoding helix-turn-helix domain-containing protein, which translates to MGDHKEQQPVRVGAAVRRRRRALELTLAVVAERSGLSVPFLSQVENDRARPSRASLEKLADALRTTAVELLAAADPAASVDVVRADPGTEGDGEPRTRSLVRGHHQLHASEFTGDHEAGREFQHRNDELMYVADGAVEIEAEGRAYRLGRGDTLYLTGGVRHRWRATVPDTRVVVVAVAEHIEAVQDRSR; encoded by the coding sequence ATGGGCGACCACAAAGAGCAACAGCCCGTGCGGGTGGGCGCGGCCGTCCGCCGGCGCCGCCGCGCGCTGGAACTGACCCTCGCCGTCGTGGCCGAGCGCAGCGGCCTGTCCGTGCCCTTCCTCAGCCAGGTCGAGAACGACCGGGCCCGCCCCAGCCGCGCGTCCCTGGAGAAGCTGGCCGACGCCCTGCGCACCACGGCCGTGGAACTCCTCGCCGCCGCCGATCCGGCCGCCAGCGTGGACGTCGTCCGTGCCGACCCGGGCACCGAGGGGGACGGCGAGCCGCGCACCCGCTCCCTGGTCCGCGGCCACCACCAGCTGCACGCCTCCGAGTTCACCGGCGACCACGAGGCCGGCCGTGAGTTCCAGCACCGCAACGACGAGCTGATGTACGTCGCCGACGGCGCGGTGGAGATCGAGGCCGAGGGCCGCGCGTACCGCCTCGGCCGCGGCGACACCCTGTATCTGACCGGTGGGGTACGGCATCGCTGGCGGGCGACGGTGCCGGACACCCGGGTGGTCGTGGTGGCGGTGGCGGAGCACATCGAGGCAGTTCAGGACAGGTCTCGTTGA
- a CDS encoding helical backbone metal receptor, whose amino-acid sequence MKRVVSLVPSLTEAVARTLPGALVGATDWCAHPADLEITRIGGTKNPGLDRILALAPDLVIANEEENRAPDLDALRAAGLDVLVTEVRGVPQAFAELARVLGACGAPERPGWLAQAEAAWAALPEPTARTRAVVPIWRRPWMVLGRDTFAGDVLARLGVDHVFAGHPDRYPRVPLEELRAAAPDLVVLPDEPYRFAAGDGPEAFPGLPCALVSGRHLTWYGPSLTEAPRALGEALRAARR is encoded by the coding sequence TTGAAGAGGGTCGTCTCCCTCGTCCCGTCCCTCACCGAAGCCGTCGCCCGCACCCTTCCCGGCGCCCTCGTCGGCGCCACCGACTGGTGCGCCCATCCGGCCGACCTGGAGATCACCCGGATCGGCGGCACGAAGAATCCCGGGCTCGACCGCATCCTCGCCCTCGCCCCCGACCTGGTGATCGCCAACGAGGAGGAGAACCGCGCGCCCGACCTCGACGCCCTCCGTGCGGCGGGTCTCGACGTGCTGGTCACCGAGGTGCGCGGGGTGCCGCAGGCCTTCGCCGAGCTGGCGCGGGTGCTCGGGGCGTGCGGGGCGCCGGAGCGGCCGGGCTGGCTGGCGCAGGCGGAGGCGGCCTGGGCGGCCCTGCCGGAGCCGACGGCGCGCACGAGGGCGGTCGTACCGATCTGGCGCCGGCCCTGGATGGTGCTCGGCCGGGACACCTTCGCGGGTGACGTGCTGGCCCGCCTCGGCGTGGACCACGTCTTCGCCGGCCACCCCGACCGCTACCCCCGCGTCCCCCTGGAGGAGCTGCGCGCGGCGGCCCCGGACCTGGTCGTCCTGCCCGACGAGCCCTACCGCTTCGCCGCCGGCGACGGCCCCGAGGCCTTCCCCGGGCTGCCCTGCGCGCTGGTCAGCGGTCGGCATCTGACGTGGTACGGCCCTTCGCTCACCGAAGCGCCGAGGGCGCTGGGCGAGGCCCTGCGAGCAGCTCGCCGCTGA